A region from the uncultured Draconibacterium sp. genome encodes:
- a CDS encoding family 16 glycoside hydrolase yields MKKYIIQITTILLLACLNMAGMAQDNRTLDTKIADVLAQMPTKNITHRDKAMNDIFLMGNEGFQKLAAQLVPLGTGDDTAVRFALNSFSRYASAFGKCNERTFAEENLLKALNSANDVEVKTFLLNQLNLVAGEKTLEQIKSYLTEEQLAEPAAQTILSAENPKTAEVFLAAFPKTKGATQMTIVRALGELQCQRAVPLITPLAGGKDDLMQRTALAALANIGAPDSYKILLNAASDVNFKYDATNAAEAFLTYTRRLGEQDELELMEKACKAVFKANTASNQLHNYSTALSIYAKHLGYEATPLLLKAINSPDKAIRYAVLNIAENLGGIADTRKWIAKAETASAEVKADIISMLGRRGCEQASDFVSKSLNSGAEVVRTEAITALAKLQGNKAIVTLATHLAQGKDIEATTKVLNTLLDKEHLYLIAENLDQSTGKTKAAFIGLIGAKAGTQYFEKIRAATASSDADEKAAAFAALQKVSTYENTNALLQLLLAVAEPSEITETQMALIAAVNGVAKEQEPGGKILSTLEQTDKKERLFPVLPAIGGETSLKTLSNYFNSSSGGQKEAAFTALSMWQDYAAAKPLFEICKSGNTTFSQAAFESFVRMIAGANLPDDQKLLQYRKIMKYATSADNQNNVIAAIGRLKTFLSLVYLEQYLNDDALASTTSRAIMNIAMPNSEGEGGFSGDIVRRILEKAEQALSGEDSAYDKINIQNYLKTMPRNKGFAAMFNGKNLEGWQGMIAGGNPIAIAKLSDAERAKEQEAANIKMHENWSVKDGMIIFNGHGANLVSKKIYKDFELIVDWRISKKGDSGIYLRGTPQVQIWDTSRVEVGAQVGSGGLYNNNANNVRNPLQVADNPINEWNTFRITMVGEQVTVYLNGVLVVDNVKMDNYWDRSLPIFSEGTIELQAHGNELAFRDVYVREINTKEIGLTQKEIDEGFVSLFNGKNLDGWQGNKTDYYAQNGELVVNPKMGGHGNLFTEKEYSDFVFRFEFKLTPGANNGLGIRTPLEGDAAYVGMELQILDNTAPIYARLKDYQYHGSVYGTIAAKRGFQQPVGEWNKQEVIVKGTKIKVTLNDEVILDDDIAEARENGTRDGREHPGLQRNKGYIGFLGHGSELFFRNIRIKDLSE; encoded by the coding sequence ATGAAAAAATATATAATTCAAATAACTACAATTTTACTGTTAGCCTGCCTGAACATGGCCGGAATGGCGCAGGATAACAGAACACTCGACACTAAAATTGCCGATGTGTTGGCACAAATGCCCACAAAAAATATCACACACCGCGACAAAGCGATGAATGACATCTTTTTGATGGGCAACGAAGGTTTTCAGAAACTGGCAGCGCAACTTGTTCCTTTGGGAACCGGCGACGACACAGCTGTGCGCTTTGCCCTAAACAGTTTTTCGCGTTATGCCAGCGCCTTTGGCAAGTGCAACGAGCGAACTTTTGCCGAAGAGAACCTTTTAAAAGCACTGAATTCTGCTAATGATGTGGAAGTGAAAACTTTTCTTCTTAATCAATTAAACCTTGTTGCAGGCGAAAAAACGCTTGAGCAGATAAAAAGTTATTTAACAGAAGAGCAACTGGCCGAACCGGCAGCACAAACTATTTTATCTGCCGAAAATCCGAAAACAGCGGAAGTATTTTTGGCAGCTTTCCCAAAAACAAAAGGAGCAACACAAATGACGATTGTTCGGGCTTTAGGTGAGTTACAATGCCAGCGTGCTGTTCCGCTAATCACTCCTTTAGCAGGAGGAAAAGACGATCTCATGCAAAGAACTGCACTGGCGGCATTGGCAAATATCGGCGCTCCGGATTCATATAAAATCTTGCTAAATGCGGCATCAGATGTAAATTTTAAATACGATGCCACCAATGCTGCCGAAGCATTTCTAACTTACACCAGGCGTTTGGGCGAGCAAGACGAACTTGAATTGATGGAAAAAGCCTGCAAAGCTGTTTTTAAAGCTAATACCGCAAGCAATCAACTGCATAATTATTCAACCGCGCTTAGTATTTACGCCAAACACCTGGGTTACGAAGCCACACCATTACTGCTAAAGGCCATTAACTCACCCGATAAGGCAATTCGTTACGCGGTATTAAATATTGCTGAAAACCTGGGTGGCATTGCCGATACGCGAAAATGGATTGCCAAAGCCGAAACTGCCAGTGCTGAAGTAAAAGCAGATATCATTTCAATGTTAGGCCGACGTGGGTGCGAACAGGCAAGCGACTTTGTTTCGAAAAGCCTTAATTCGGGCGCTGAAGTTGTTCGAACAGAAGCCATTACTGCTTTGGCAAAACTACAGGGGAACAAGGCAATTGTAACATTAGCCACACATCTGGCACAAGGGAAAGACATCGAAGCAACAACTAAAGTATTGAACACTCTGCTTGACAAAGAACATTTATACCTGATTGCCGAAAATCTTGACCAATCAACAGGAAAAACAAAAGCCGCTTTCATTGGTCTTATCGGAGCTAAAGCCGGCACACAATATTTTGAAAAAATTCGGGCCGCCACTGCTTCTTCTGACGCAGATGAAAAAGCGGCTGCTTTTGCCGCACTACAAAAAGTTTCAACCTACGAAAACACCAACGCACTGCTACAGTTATTGCTTGCTGTTGCTGAACCCTCAGAAATTACTGAAACACAAATGGCCTTGATTGCTGCTGTGAACGGAGTTGCCAAAGAACAGGAGCCGGGGGGCAAGATCTTAAGCACATTGGAACAAACCGACAAAAAAGAACGACTTTTCCCAGTTCTACCTGCAATTGGAGGAGAAACATCGCTAAAAACACTCAGCAACTATTTTAACTCATCAAGCGGCGGGCAAAAAGAAGCGGCATTTACCGCCTTAAGCATGTGGCAGGATTATGCAGCTGCAAAGCCTTTATTCGAAATCTGTAAATCAGGAAATACAACATTCAGTCAGGCAGCATTCGAAAGTTTTGTTCGGATGATAGCCGGGGCTAATCTGCCCGACGACCAGAAACTGCTGCAATACCGAAAAATAATGAAATATGCCACCTCTGCCGACAATCAGAACAATGTGATTGCAGCAATCGGACGCTTAAAAACCTTTCTTTCGTTGGTTTACCTCGAGCAATATTTAAACGATGATGCACTGGCAAGCACAACGTCACGTGCAATTATGAATATTGCAATGCCGAACAGCGAAGGAGAAGGTGGTTTTTCGGGCGATATTGTACGGCGCATTTTGGAAAAAGCTGAGCAAGCATTAAGTGGTGAAGACAGCGCTTACGATAAAATAAATATACAAAACTACCTGAAAACCATGCCCCGGAACAAAGGATTTGCCGCAATGTTTAACGGCAAGAACCTGGAAGGCTGGCAGGGAATGATTGCCGGCGGAAATCCGATTGCCATTGCTAAACTCAGCGATGCAGAGCGCGCGAAAGAGCAGGAAGCTGCCAACATTAAAATGCACGAGAACTGGAGTGTTAAAGACGGTATGATTATTTTTAACGGACACGGAGCAAACCTGGTTTCAAAAAAAATATACAAGGATTTTGAACTTATTGTTGACTGGCGAATCAGCAAAAAAGGCGACAGCGGAATTTATTTGCGGGGCACGCCACAAGTGCAAATATGGGACACTTCGCGCGTTGAAGTAGGTGCCCAGGTGGGTTCGGGTGGTTTGTACAACAACAATGCAAATAATGTGCGTAATCCGCTGCAGGTGGCCGACAACCCCATTAACGAGTGGAATACTTTCCGCATTACAATGGTAGGCGAGCAGGTAACGGTTTATCTAAACGGTGTGCTGGTGGTTGACAATGTAAAAATGGACAATTACTGGGACCGCAGCCTCCCTATTTTCAGCGAAGGAACCATTGAGCTGCAGGCGCATGGCAACGAGCTGGCTTTCCGCGATGTGTATGTACGCGAAATTAACACCAAAGAAATAGGCCTAACCCAGAAAGAGATCGACGAAGGTTTTGTTTCCTTGTTTAACGGGAAAAACCTTGATGGCTGGCAGGGCAATAAAACAGACTACTATGCCCAAAACGGCGAGCTGGTGGTAAATCCTAAAATGGGTGGCCACGGTAACCTGTTTACCGAAAAAGAATACAGCGATTTTGTTTTTCGTTTTGAGTTTAAGCTAACACCGGGCGCCAACAATGGTTTGGGAATTCGCACACCTCTTGAAGGCGATGCCGCTTATGTTGGCATGGAACTCCAAATTCTGGATAACACCGCGCCAATATACGCCAGGTTGAAAGATTACCAATACCACGGATCGGTTTACGGTACCATTGCGGCAAAACGTGGTTTTCAGCAACCGGTTGGCGAATGGAATAAACAAGAAGTGATTGTTAAAGGCACAAAAATAAAAGTGACACTAAACGATGAAGTAATCCTTGATGATGACATTGCCGAAGCCCGCGAAAACGGCACCCGCGATGGGCGCGAACATCCCGGCTTGCAACGTAATAAAGGTTATATCGGGTTTCTGGGCCACGGTTCAGAACTGTTTTTCCGGAATATCAGAATCAAGGATTTGAGCGAATAA
- a CDS encoding YkoF family thiamine/hydroxymethylpyrimidine-binding protein — protein MQVAVEISLYPLSDDFEKPVDTFLSLLANNETIEVEPGKMSSILTGELSDIMQALNKAMEQVFVQSPAVFNLKISNCCPV, from the coding sequence ATGCAAGTTGCTGTTGAAATAAGTCTTTACCCGCTGAGTGACGATTTTGAAAAACCGGTCGATACTTTTTTGTCACTTTTGGCAAACAACGAAACTATTGAAGTTGAGCCCGGCAAAATGAGCAGTATATTAACAGGCGAATTGTCCGATATTATGCAGGCGCTCAACAAGGCTATGGAACAGGTGTTTGTACAAAGTCCGGCTGTTTTTAACCTGAAGATTTCGAATTGCTGCCCGGTGTAG
- a CDS encoding class I SAM-dependent methyltransferase, with protein sequence MNVFLNEEIAGAYDAYYQTAAGKEVDEIEEKLISDALKKVPGGKMLELGCGTGHWTALFVNEGFDVVATDVSDVMLKEAFAKGLDAEILKADAEALPFKNESFDVLASVTMMEFVNSKEKVLEEVMRVLRPGGWLLLGCLNGNSQLAKNAANDPVFKNAAFFVPDSLKKALSKFGTPELTAGVHFAPDFKVMDRTTEKDNHEPAFMVALVQKNK encoded by the coding sequence ATGAACGTATTTTTAAATGAAGAAATAGCAGGGGCCTACGATGCCTATTATCAAACTGCAGCAGGGAAAGAAGTTGATGAAATAGAAGAAAAACTCATTAGCGATGCGCTGAAAAAGGTTCCAGGAGGAAAAATGCTGGAACTGGGCTGTGGTACCGGCCACTGGACAGCACTTTTTGTAAATGAGGGATTTGATGTTGTTGCCACCGACGTTTCGGATGTGATGCTGAAGGAGGCTTTTGCTAAAGGGCTTGATGCCGAAATATTAAAAGCCGATGCTGAAGCGCTGCCTTTTAAAAACGAAAGTTTTGATGTGCTGGCTTCGGTTACCATGATGGAATTTGTTAACAGCAAAGAAAAAGTGCTGGAAGAAGTGATGCGCGTGCTAAGGCCCGGAGGCTGGCTTTTGCTGGGTTGCCTGAACGGAAACTCGCAGCTGGCCAAAAATGCTGCCAACGATCCGGTATTTAAAAATGCTGCCTTCTTTGTTCCCGACAGCCTGAAGAAAGCCTTAAGCAAGTTCGGAACTCCGGAACTTACAGCAGGAGTGCATTTTGCTCCCGATTTCAAGGTAATGGATCGAACTACTGAGAAAGATAATCACGAACCGGCTTTTATGGTTGCGCTGGTTCAGAAAAACAAATAA
- a CDS encoding PhnA domain-containing protein, whose translation MSIERELQKRTSVCELCGSEENLEVFTVPPATQESEKDSIYICITCSGQINNPETVDANHWRCLNDSMWSTVPAVQVMAWRMLNRLKAEGWPQDLLDMLYLDEETQAWAEATGEGIDPDDVVNHLDSNGAVLQAGDTVVLIKDLNVKGGGFTAKRGTAVRNISLVHDNPEHIEGKVNGQQIVILTQYVKKN comes from the coding sequence ATGAGTATAGAACGAGAATTGCAAAAGCGCACTTCGGTTTGCGAATTGTGCGGCTCAGAAGAAAACCTGGAGGTATTTACCGTGCCACCGGCAACACAGGAAAGCGAAAAAGACAGCATTTATATTTGTATAACCTGCTCGGGGCAGATAAACAACCCGGAAACCGTGGATGCCAACCATTGGCGCTGCCTTAACGACAGCATGTGGAGCACCGTGCCTGCAGTTCAGGTAATGGCCTGGCGTATGTTAAATCGTCTGAAAGCTGAAGGCTGGCCGCAAGATTTACTTGATATGCTGTACCTCGACGAAGAAACACAAGCCTGGGCAGAAGCAACCGGCGAAGGAATCGATCCGGACGATGTGGTAAATCATCTCGATAGCAATGGGGCAGTCTTACAGGCCGGCGATACCGTGGTGCTGATAAAAGACCTGAATGTGAAAGGCGGTGGCTTTACGGCAAAACGCGGAACTGCCGTTCGCAATATCTCGCTGGTGCACGACAATCCTGAACACATTGAAGGTAAGGTGAATGGCCAGCAAATAGTTATTCTTACGCAGTACGTTAAAAAGAATTAG
- the trpS gene encoding tryptophan--tRNA ligase — translation MNKPTVVSGIRPTGYLHLGNYFGAVQNFLKMQDDFNCYFFIADIHSLTTHPTPENLQSGVRQVLAEYLACGIDPEKATIFIQSDVPEVSELYAFLNMNAYLGELERTTSFKDKARQQPDNVNAGLLTYPVLMAADIIIHKAHFVPVGKDQEQNLEMARKFAKRFNRMYKTEVFPIPRPFTFGGGDMIKVPGLDGSGKMGKSEGNAINLYEDPKSIRKKVMRAVTDSGPTEMNQEKPEAVQNLFTLMDIVSTPDTVAHFDELYNKCEIRYGDLKKQLAEDIIAYTSPIRERIIDILEDDAYLAKVAKMGAEKARESAVKTLQEVKDVIGFKKLF, via the coding sequence ATGAACAAACCGACAGTTGTTAGCGGTATACGACCGACAGGATATTTGCACCTTGGAAACTATTTTGGTGCGGTGCAAAACTTCTTAAAAATGCAGGACGATTTTAACTGCTACTTTTTTATAGCCGATATTCACTCGTTAACCACACACCCAACACCCGAAAATTTACAATCGGGCGTACGTCAGGTGTTGGCCGAATACCTTGCCTGCGGAATCGATCCGGAAAAAGCAACCATTTTTATACAAAGCGATGTGCCGGAGGTCTCGGAGCTTTATGCCTTTTTGAACATGAATGCCTACCTGGGCGAACTGGAGCGCACAACTTCGTTTAAAGATAAAGCACGCCAGCAGCCCGACAACGTTAATGCCGGATTGTTAACCTACCCGGTTTTAATGGCTGCCGACATTATTATTCATAAAGCCCATTTTGTGCCGGTTGGAAAAGACCAGGAGCAAAACCTGGAAATGGCCCGTAAGTTCGCCAAACGTTTTAACCGCATGTATAAAACCGAGGTATTCCCAATTCCGCGCCCGTTTACTTTTGGTGGCGGCGATATGATTAAAGTACCCGGATTGGATGGTAGCGGAAAAATGGGAAAATCGGAAGGTAATGCCATTAACCTGTACGAAGATCCAAAATCGATTCGTAAAAAAGTAATGCGTGCTGTTACCGACTCGGGACCAACGGAAATGAACCAGGAAAAACCGGAAGCCGTTCAAAACCTGTTTACCCTGATGGACATTGTTTCTACACCCGATACTGTGGCACATTTTGACGAGTTGTACAACAAATGTGAAATTCGTTACGGCGACCTGAAAAAACAATTGGCCGAAGATATTATTGCCTACACCTCGCCAATTCGCGAACGTATCATCGATATCCTCGAGGACGATGCTTACCTGGCAAAAGTGGCTAAAATGGGTGCCGAAAAAGCCCGCGAATCAGCCGTAAAAACTCTGCAGGAAGTGAAGGATGTAATCGGATTTAAGAAATTGTTTTAA
- the ybaK gene encoding Cys-tRNA(Pro) deacylase translates to MKKTNAARLLNSKNISYELVEYFVDEADLSATHVAETLGQDVKQVFKTLVLRGNKTGIFVAVIPGAAEVNLKKAAKVLGNKSAEMVQMKELLGLTGYIRGACSPLGMKKPYPIFIHESCLDYTFIFVSAGKRGMQIKIDPKDLIACTGAQVSTLIDS, encoded by the coding sequence ATGAAAAAAACCAATGCTGCCCGTTTACTCAACAGTAAAAATATTTCGTACGAATTAGTGGAGTATTTTGTTGATGAAGCAGATTTGAGTGCCACACATGTTGCCGAAACATTAGGACAGGATGTTAAGCAGGTGTTTAAAACGCTGGTTTTGCGCGGTAACAAAACCGGTATTTTTGTAGCTGTAATTCCGGGGGCGGCAGAGGTAAACCTAAAAAAAGCGGCAAAAGTGTTGGGAAATAAAAGTGCCGAAATGGTACAAATGAAAGAGCTGCTCGGGCTTACCGGTTACATTCGCGGGGCTTGTTCGCCACTGGGCATGAAAAAACCATACCCTATTTTTATTCACGAAAGCTGCCTGGATTACACCTTTATTTTTGTGAGTGCAGGGAAACGGGGTATGCAGATAAAAATCGACCCAAAAGATCTTATCGCCTGCACCGGCGCTCAGGTTTCAACCCTAATTGACAGCTGA
- a CDS encoding TrpB-like pyridoxal phosphate-dependent enzyme — protein sequence MTRQKKIFLDESEMPKQWYNLAPDLPSPLNPPLGPDGNPVGPEMLAPVFPMNLIEQEVSQERWIDIPEGIREILVQWRPSPLIRAYELEEALGTPAKIYYKNEGVSPAGSHKPNTAVAQAWYNKEFGIKKLTTETGAGQWGSALSYACAQIGGIECKVFMVRVSFDQKPFRKMMMETWGGNCIASPSTETKAGRDILAQFPDTPGSLGIAISEAVEAAVSDPTGGTRYSLGSVLNHVMLHQTIIGLEAKKQLAKVGIKNPDVVIGCCGGGSNFAGLSFPFMYDKVNGADIQIIGAEPFSCPTLTKAPFIYDNGDVAQMTPLLAMNSLGHNFIPAPIHAGGLRYHGMAPLVSAALKDGLMDAIAVHQSECFEAGLLFAKTEGIIPAPETTHAIAATIREAKKAKEEGKEKTILFNFSGHGLMDLVGYNKYIAGELSDYEYPESEIAANLKKLEGYPLPK from the coding sequence ATGACCAGACAAAAGAAGATTTTTCTCGACGAGTCGGAAATGCCCAAACAGTGGTACAACCTTGCCCCCGATCTGCCATCGCCTTTAAACCCGCCGCTTGGCCCCGACGGAAATCCTGTGGGACCTGAGATGTTGGCTCCGGTTTTTCCGATGAACCTGATTGAGCAGGAAGTTAGCCAGGAACGCTGGATTGATATTCCGGAAGGCATTCGTGAAATTCTGGTACAATGGCGGCCAAGTCCGCTAATTCGTGCTTACGAACTGGAAGAAGCCCTGGGAACCCCGGCAAAGATCTATTACAAAAACGAGGGTGTATCGCCGGCAGGCAGCCACAAACCAAATACTGCGGTTGCACAGGCCTGGTACAATAAAGAGTTTGGTATTAAAAAACTAACTACCGAAACCGGTGCAGGGCAGTGGGGATCGGCATTATCGTATGCCTGTGCGCAAATTGGCGGTATTGAATGTAAGGTTTTTATGGTGCGTGTGAGCTTCGACCAAAAGCCTTTCCGGAAAATGATGATGGAAACCTGGGGCGGTAATTGTATTGCAAGCCCAAGTACCGAAACAAAGGCCGGCCGCGATATCCTGGCACAGTTTCCTGATACTCCGGGAAGTTTAGGCATTGCCATTTCGGAGGCTGTTGAGGCTGCTGTTTCCGACCCAACTGGTGGTACACGTTATTCGCTTGGCTCGGTGTTAAACCATGTAATGTTGCACCAAACCATTATTGGCCTTGAAGCTAAAAAACAGCTGGCCAAAGTGGGTATTAAAAACCCCGATGTGGTTATTGGATGCTGTGGTGGTGGTAGTAACTTCGCAGGTCTTTCATTCCCGTTTATGTACGATAAAGTTAATGGTGCCGACATTCAGATTATTGGAGCCGAACCATTTAGTTGCCCGACTTTAACAAAAGCACCGTTTATTTACGACAACGGCGATGTGGCACAAATGACCCCACTTTTGGCAATGAACAGCCTGGGACATAATTTTATTCCGGCGCCAATTCATGCCGGCGGTTTGCGTTACCACGGAATGGCGCCGCTGGTAAGTGCTGCCCTTAAAGACGGATTAATGGATGCCATTGCCGTGCACCAAAGTGAATGTTTCGAGGCCGGTTTGCTGTTTGCCAAAACCGAAGGTATTATTCCGGCACCGGAAACCACACATGCCATTGCAGCTACTATTCGCGAGGCTAAAAAAGCCAAGGAAGAAGGCAAGGAAAAAACCATCTTATTTAACTTTAGCGGCCATGGTTTGATGGACCTGGTTGGCTACAACAAGTACATTGCCGGCGAACTTTCGGATTACGAATACCCGGAATCGGAAATTGCAGCTAACCTGAAAAAACTTGAAGGATACCCATTACCCAAATAG
- a CDS encoding lipoate--protein ligase — translation MLCINLKNNNPFYCLATEEYLLKNFDDDIFMLWQSDKTIVVGKHQNALGEVNYRYVRENDITVARRISGGGTVYHDAGNVNFAFIKNVKSPAEISFKQFTEPVVEALAQLGIIATTSGRNDLLIEGLKISGNAEHVFKNRVLHHGTLLFNSDLENLGQAIKVIPGKYTSKAVQSNRSKVANISPFLKSEMHIETFMDFMIGVQLKKEGADSYTISADDEEAINKLVEEKFTTWDWRWGYSPKYTFTNKAEIDGRTLEIYLEVKKGHIENANLQGNYFVEPYSTELSALLVGKQHFFEDIREVLKTDNEELIYAFF, via the coding sequence ATGCTTTGTATCAATTTAAAAAACAACAATCCTTTTTATTGCCTGGCTACCGAAGAGTACCTGCTAAAGAATTTCGATGATGATATTTTTATGCTTTGGCAAAGCGATAAAACCATTGTGGTAGGCAAACACCAGAATGCGCTTGGCGAAGTAAATTACCGCTATGTGCGCGAGAATGACATTACCGTAGCACGTCGCATTTCGGGTGGGGGAACGGTTTATCACGATGCAGGAAATGTGAATTTTGCCTTTATTAAAAATGTAAAAAGCCCGGCTGAGATTTCATTTAAGCAGTTTACCGAACCGGTGGTGGAAGCACTTGCCCAATTGGGAATTATAGCCACAACGTCGGGCAGAAACGACCTGCTGATTGAAGGTTTGAAGATATCAGGAAATGCCGAGCACGTATTTAAAAATCGCGTGTTGCACCATGGTACCTTGCTTTTTAATTCCGATTTAGAAAATCTGGGACAAGCCATAAAAGTTATTCCCGGGAAATACACGAGTAAAGCTGTGCAATCTAACCGGAGCAAAGTGGCTAATATTTCTCCGTTTCTTAAAAGCGAAATGCATATTGAGACATTTATGGATTTTATGATTGGCGTGCAGTTGAAAAAAGAAGGTGCTGATAGTTATACGATTTCAGCTGATGATGAGGAAGCGATTAATAAACTGGTTGAAGAAAAATTCACAACCTGGGATTGGCGTTGGGGTTACTCGCCAAAATACACTTTTACCAATAAGGCGGAAATCGATGGACGAACGCTTGAAATCTACCTTGAAGTAAAAAAAGGACATATCGAAAATGCCAATCTTCAGGGCAATTATTTTGTTGAACCTTACTCCACAGAGTTATCAGCATTGTTGGTCGGCAAACAACACTTTTTCGAGGATATTAGAGAAGTTTTAAAAACAGATAATGAGGAGTTGATTTACGCATTCTTTTAA
- a CDS encoding ATP-binding protein, which yields MKKLQPTTPFVTTGYFGPQYFCDREKETETLISNINGGLSTTLVAIRRIGKTGLIQHLEQKLSANLICIYADILATENTNDFLNSLATAILNSVPEKTGVGKKIWNFIKSLRPVISFDSLSGEPNVTFKVQEKESEHQIASLFAFLEQQDKRVLFAIDEFQQILNYPEKNTEAWLRTIIQQLKNVVFIFSGSQQHLMSDMFSNPARPFFRSTQFLKLDKIGFEKYQSFIVTKFAEHKKNISPETAAEILRWTNRHTYFVQLLCNRVYIHSGKNISTKTWNEEALKILKEQEYVFFGYRDMLTKQQWNLLKAVASDGKVYNITSKDFVQDHKLGSPSTVNRSVNSLLKKELIFQEHDSDGKQFYSVYDVLFQRWIQNL from the coding sequence ATGAAAAAGTTGCAGCCAACAACTCCTTTTGTTACAACAGGTTATTTCGGTCCGCAATATTTTTGCGACAGAGAAAAGGAAACGGAAACACTGATTTCGAATATTAACGGAGGCCTGTCTACTACTTTAGTTGCCATCAGAAGAATTGGGAAAACTGGACTTATACAGCATCTGGAACAAAAATTGTCAGCTAATTTGATTTGTATTTATGCCGATATTCTGGCAACAGAGAATACGAATGATTTCTTAAATAGCCTGGCAACAGCCATTCTGAATTCGGTGCCGGAGAAAACCGGAGTTGGTAAAAAAATCTGGAATTTCATAAAATCTTTGCGTCCGGTAATTTCTTTCGATTCATTATCAGGCGAACCAAATGTTACATTCAAAGTTCAGGAAAAAGAAAGTGAACATCAGATAGCATCGCTTTTTGCCTTTCTTGAGCAGCAGGATAAGCGGGTTTTGTTTGCAATCGACGAGTTTCAGCAAATTCTTAATTATCCTGAAAAAAATACAGAGGCGTGGTTGCGTACAATTATTCAACAGTTAAAAAACGTGGTTTTTATATTTTCAGGTAGTCAGCAACATTTAATGAGCGATATGTTTTCAAATCCTGCCCGGCCATTTTTTCGAAGTACTCAGTTTCTAAAATTGGATAAAATTGGCTTTGAAAAGTACCAGTCGTTTATTGTAACGAAATTTGCGGAGCATAAAAAAAACATTTCTCCCGAAACTGCTGCCGAAATACTGCGATGGACAAATAGGCATACCTATTTTGTGCAATTGCTTTGTAATCGGGTTTATATTCATTCGGGGAAAAATATAAGTACTAAAACCTGGAATGAAGAGGCATTGAAGATTTTGAAAGAGCAGGAGTATGTGTTTTTTGGCTATCGCGATATGCTCACCAAACAGCAATGGAATTTATTAAAAGCAGTAGCTTCCGATGGAAAAGTGTACAACATAACATCGAAAGATTTTGTGCAGGATCATAAGCTGGGTAGTCCGTCAACGGTTAACCGTTCTGTGAACTCGCTATTAAAAAAGGAGTTGATTTTTCAGGAACATGATTCCGATGGAAAACAATTTTACAGCGTTTATGATGTTCTTTTCCAACGTTGGATTCAAAATTTATAA
- a CDS encoding carboxypeptidase-like regulatory domain-containing protein, which yields MKILLTFLFVSCLFFNGMADDKDNKPAEADRSMKVVITGNVADEVTGELLVGVELQLEGTDKKVYTDFDGNFFFEDVVPGEYNITASYISYEKNKIEKKTIDIFSNEVSVKLKPVN from the coding sequence ATGAAGATTTTATTAACGTTTCTTTTTGTTAGTTGTTTATTCTTTAATGGAATGGCTGATGATAAAGATAACAAACCGGCAGAAGCTGATAGATCGATGAAAGTAGTAATTACCGGAAATGTTGCCGACGAGGTTACTGGCGAGTTACTGGTAGGAGTAGAGTTGCAATTGGAAGGAACAGATAAAAAAGTTTATACCGATTTTGACGGTAACTTCTTTTTTGAAGATGTAGTACCGGGAGAATACAATATTACAGCAAGCTATATTTCATACGAAAAGAATAAAATTGAAAAAAAGACAATTGATATATTCTCAAACGAGGTAAGTGTTAAGTTGAAGCCCGTGAATTAG
- a CDS encoding toxin-antitoxin system YwqK family antitoxin, with protein sequence MKRLALLVGVLFVAITVFAQKLQEVEGLYYQDSELFSGEYTTHFENGNVKMVSNFIDGKKDGECKLYFETGELNEVRSYKNNEMHGIWLTFNTKGMKVAEAAYKNGKKDGNWYVWDDEGNLKYELCYKDGEKTGTWKSYDEMGVVVNERNYSEF encoded by the coding sequence ATGAAAAGGTTAGCATTGTTAGTAGGAGTTTTATTTGTAGCAATAACAGTTTTCGCACAAAAGTTGCAAGAAGTTGAAGGTTTGTATTACCAGGATTCTGAACTATTTTCAGGAGAATACACTACCCATTTTGAAAATGGAAATGTAAAAATGGTATCAAACTTCATCGATGGAAAAAAAGATGGCGAATGTAAACTGTATTTTGAAACAGGAGAATTGAATGAAGTTCGTTCGTACAAAAACAACGAGATGCACGGTATTTGGCTTACTTTCAATACAAAAGGGATGAAGGTTGCAGAAGCCGCATACAAAAACGGCAAAAAGGATGGCAACTGGTATGTATGGGACGATGAAGGTAACTTGAAGTACGAACTTTGTTACAAGGATGGTGAAAAAACCGGAACCTGGAAAAGCTACGATGAAATGGGAGTAGTTGTAAATGAAAGAAACTATTCCGAGTTTTAA